The nucleotide window AGGCGAGCAGGCGCGGAAAGATCGTGAAGCGCTGATCAAGAATGCCGATGCCGTTTTGGAAATCCTGATTTCGTCGCGCCAGATCACAGTTCCGACGGCATCCGGGGACCGGACTTTCGCCGTGCCCGACATTCAAGCGACGGCGATCCGGTTGAAGGACGCGAAGATCATTGGCCAGGCATCGTCCTCAGATCTGATCGGGCAGGGATCCTCCAAAGTCGCGCGCAACTTTGGCGTGCGCGAAATCAGCGAAGGCACCGCGCTGGCGCTGATGGAGGACATGACGCAGTAGGACTAGACCGAAGGCATGTCCTTTCCTTCAGCCGAGCGCGTTCACGCCTCATCGCGGAAGTCGTCGTAAGCACTTTCAACTACGCTCGGGTTTGAGCGATGATCAGGGACAGGTGTCGGCGCGTCAGTTCTTCGGCCTTGCTCGCGTTTCGTTCAAGGAGCCGCCGGTTCGAGCGAGCGGACGGTTAGCAATTCATCTGCGGTCAACGGCTCGATTTGAGACTCGCGGACGGTCACGACGTCAACGGTCTCACCGACGGCATTGAACACTTCAAGCGAGTAGCCTGGTTCTTCTCCCGGTCGACCGGCGTGGTGTTCAACTACTGTGGCCACGTCGCCACGGCGCAGCCGGCGTTGCGGCAGGTCTTGCGCAAGCGCCACGCGAATGAACAGGTCATATTTCATAGCTTGTCCGGCAGCAACGTAACAAATTTCGTCTGGCCTGTCGCGACTTCTTTCATCCAGATGGTCAACGCGCAGCACGCGCAAGACGCGTCCGTTCGGCCCCGTCAGCGTCCCTCGAATCCTGTATTTCGTGCCGTATTCCGTTTCGTCAAACAACTGGGCGTCTAAGGGCAATAGTTGCGCGCGGAGATCACTCATCAGACGGTCCGCGTTTTCCAGAGTGTAGCCCGCGAGCGCGAGGAAACCTGACTTGTCA belongs to Verrucomicrobiota bacterium and includes:
- a CDS encoding DUF4926 domain-containing protein; translation: MKYDLFIRVALAQDLPQRRLRRGDVATVVEHHAGRPGEEPGYSLEVFNAVGETVDVVTVRESQIEPLTADELLTVRSLEPAAP